In Topomyia yanbarensis strain Yona2022 chromosome 2, ASM3024719v1, whole genome shotgun sequence, one DNA window encodes the following:
- the LOC131680438 gene encoding uncharacterized protein K02A2.6-like encodes MESLQESVTILNGTDHKPLINIFNKPLLTAPKRLQHMLLNLQRYQLSIEFVAGKENVVADAISRAPHDDYSESDEFRKLNIYKIFKQLEDCSMSSYSNISDSCLDSIMEATEQDAALQAVKDFIRNGWPNSINRVPSVAKIYFKYRNELSTQDGFIFRNDRIVIPVTLQRCIIDKVHVSHNGIESTLKLARENVFWPGMSAQITDVVKECATCAKFAPSQQKPPMQSHAIAVYPWQIVSMDVFFAMYRNYIELDILKDMSARRLAETCRMNFARHGIPQIINTDNGTNFVNEEMKEMAVKWNFRHSTSSPYHQQGNGKAESAVKIAKRLIQKAEETNQDIWYVLLHWRNIPNKIGSSPVTRLFSRSTRCGVPASAEKYALRIVHNVPEAILENKRKMKYYYDRKSRELPVLQIGSPVYVQLHSENSKSWTPAIVNERLNDRSYVVDVNGSYYRRDLVNIKPRKEPTINHSPNYENTRRESECVYTPVLDEMSTRPLITQPTEMESNELTTPVVMQSAVAAHAAKATSARNSQNETTMGSTIINENTTDAANRPKRQTKLPSKFNEYVMYN; translated from the exons ATGGAATCATTACAAGAGAGTGTCACCATACTGAATGG GACCGATCATAAGCCTTTGATCAACATATTCAACAAGCCACTGCTCACAGCACCGAAAAGATTGCAGCACATGCTCTTAAACTTGCAACGCTATCAACTCAGCATAGAGTTTGTTGCTGGAAAGGAGAATGTTGTAGCAGACGCAATCTCACGAGCACCTCATGATGACTACAGTGAATCCGACGAATTCCGGAAGCTGAACatctacaaaattttcaaacagTTGGAGGACTGTAGTATGAGTTCTTACTCGAACATATCCGACAGCTGCTTAGACAGTATCATGGAGGCTACGGAACAAGATGCAGCATTGCAAGCAGTGAAGGATTTTATCCGGAATGGCTGGCCGAACTCAATTAACCGAGTACCTTCAGTCGCCAAGATTTACTTCAAGTACCGAAACGAGCTGTCCACACAAGACGGATTCATATTTAGAAACGATCGGATTGTAATTCCTGTTACACTGCAAAGATGTATTATCGATAAAGTTCACGTAAGTCACAATGGCATTGAGTCAACTTTAAAACTTGCCCGAGAAAACGTATTTTGGCCAGGGATGAgcgcacagataacagacgtggTAAAAGAATGCGCAACGTGTGCGAAATTTGCTCCCAGCCAACAAAAACCACCCATGCAAAGTCATGCAATCGCCGTCTACCCGTGGCAAATCGTTTCCATGGATGTATTTTTTGCTATGTATCGAA ATTATATCGAGTTGGACATCCTAAAGGATATGTCTGCCAGGCGACTTGCCGAAACATGCAGAATGAACTTTGCTCGTCACGGGATTCCACAAATAATAAACACAGACAACGGAACCAATTTTGTGAATGAGGAAATGAAAGAAATGGCTGTCAAATGGAACTTCAGGCATTCGACGTCTTCCCCTTACCACCAACAAGGCAACGGCAAGGCGGAATCTGCCGTGAAGATAGCGAAGCGATTGATTCAAAAGGCAGAAGAAACAAATCAGGATATCTGGTACGTTTTGCTTCACTGGAGAAACATCCCGAATAAAATCGGGAGCAGCCCAGTCACAAGATTATTTTCACGCAGCACCAGATGTGGAGTACCAGCATCGGCTGAAAAATATGCTCTTCGAATTGTGCACAACGTTCCAGAAGCAATACTAGAAAACAAAAGGAAGATGAAGTATTATTATGACCGCAAATCTCGTGAATTGCCTGTACTGCAAATTGGTTCACCCGTTTATGTCCAGCTACATTCGGAAAATAGCAAATCTTGGACACCAGCTATCGTGAATGAGCGGCTCAATGATCGTTCGTATGTCGTGGACGTAAATGGATCCTACTACCGCAGAGATCTGGTCAACATAAAACCGCGTAAAGAACCAACTATAAATCACAGCCCGAATTACGAAAACACTCGACGGGAAAGCGAATGTGTTTACACTCCCGTTTTAGATGAAATGTCAACCAGACCGCTTATCACACAGCCAACTGAGATGGAATCCAACGAACTGACAACACCCGTTGTAATGCAATCAGCTGTGGCAGCCCATGCGGCAAAGGCGACGAGTGCGAGGAACAGTCAGAATGAAACGACAATGGGCAGCACAATCATCAATGAGAATACCACAGATGCAGCGAACAGACCGAAACGTCAGACAAAACTTCCAAGCAAATTTAATGAGTATGTAATGTACAATTAA